CGCGGTCGTGCTGGTCGGCGGCGGCGATCCGACCCTGAGCCGGCTGCCGTCCGGTCAGGACAGCGTCTACCCGCACGCACCGCACCTCGACGACCTGGCGCGGCAGGTGCTCGAGGCTCGTGCAGGGCAGCCGGTGACCTCGGTGCAGGTCGACACCAGCCTGTTCGACGGGCCGGCGTGGCACCCGAGCTGGCCGGAGAGCGCCCGGACCAGCGGCAGCGTCTCGAACATCACGTCGCTCATGGTCGACGGCGACCGCGACGACCCGACCGAGTCGTACTCGCTGCGGAGTGCCGGAGCGGTCGCGCGCGCGGCGACGGCGTTCGCGGCACTCCTCGGGCCGGACGTCCGGGTGGACACGAACTCGGTGCCGGCGCCGTCCGGCGCGCAGGTGCTCGGGACCGTGCGGTCGGCGACGGTGTCGGAGCTGGTCGGGATGCTGCTCACGGACTCCGACGACACCCTCGCCGAGGTGCTCGCCCGTCACGTCGCCATCGCCGAGGGTGCCGGCCGCTCCTTCGATGCCGTGCAGGCCGGGAGCACGAGGGCCCTGGTGCGCTACGGGGTGCCGACCGGAGGCCTGCGCCTCGTCGACGGCTCGGGCCTCAGCCCCGACAACCGGGTACCCGCCTCGGCGCTCACCACGCTGATGCGCGCGGTCGCTTCGAAGCAGGACGGCCTCGGTCCGGTCGACGCCGGACTCGCGGTCGCGGGACGGACGGGCACGCTCGGCGACGACGGCCGGTTCACCGGCGCCGCAGCGGACGCCCGCGGGCACGTCCGCGGCAAGACCGGGACGCTCGACGACATGTACGGCCTGACCGGGGTGACCGACGAGGTCGGCGGTGACCGCATCGTTTTCACGGTCTTCGCCGAGGGCACGAGCGACCCGGGCGCGCGGAAGGAGATCGACGCCCTGGCAGCGGCGTTGTGGCGGTGCGGCGGACACGCTCCGGCACTGCGGGGGTAGCCTCCGGCCCATGCACGCGATCACCCTGGCCGTCGCTGACGTCGCACGTTCGGCGGAGTTCTACCGCGCCCTGCTCGGGATCGAGGGCAGCGGCGTCATCGGCACCGAGTACCCGCCGACCGAGACCGAGGCGGGCGGCACCACGGCGATGTTCACCCTCGACGACGGTCTGATCGTCAGCGTCTACGGGCGGGACGACATGGCGAAGGACTCCGGGGTGGCACTCGCCGACGGCCCCGCGGCGACGATCGGGCACTTCGTCGACAGGCAGGCCGACGCCGAAGCGTTCCTCGACCGGGCCCGGATCGCCGGCGCGACGATGCTCGCGGCGCCGTACACACGGCCGTGGGGCATGTGGTCCGGCTTCTTCCAGGACCCGGACGGCCACCTGTGGGAGGTCGTCGCGAA
The sequence above is a segment of the Curtobacterium sp. BH-2-1-1 genome. Coding sequences within it:
- a CDS encoding D-alanyl-D-alanine carboxypeptidase/D-alanyl-D-alanine-endopeptidase, whose translation is MPRLRALIRRRRSTLLFVLVLLLLAAGITATTSAIGAQRQAKAAGELCTADDLAARWHHGALFLDARSARTGKTVLTHRGDEPTQTGSTMKVVTAAAAVSALGPDRRFTTRVVAGTDPDAVVLVGGGDPTLSRLPSGQDSVYPHAPHLDDLARQVLEARAGQPVTSVQVDTSLFDGPAWHPSWPESARTSGSVSNITSLMVDGDRDDPTESYSLRSAGAVARAATAFAALLGPDVRVDTNSVPAPSGAQVLGTVRSATVSELVGMLLTDSDDTLAEVLARHVAIAEGAGRSFDAVQAGSTRALVRYGVPTGGLRLVDGSGLSPDNRVPASALTTLMRAVASKQDGLGPVDAGLAVAGRTGTLGDDGRFTGAAADARGHVRGKTGTLDDMYGLTGVTDEVGGDRIVFTVFAEGTSDPGARKEIDALAAALWRCGGHAPALRG
- a CDS encoding VOC family protein encodes the protein MHAITLAVADVARSAEFYRALLGIEGSGVIGTEYPPTETEAGGTTAMFTLDDGLIVSVYGRDDMAKDSGVALADGPAATIGHFVDRQADAEAFLDRARIAGATMLAAPYTRPWGMWSGFFQDPDGHLWEVVANPGGGAPEVAKPAE